Proteins from a genomic interval of Lacticaseibacillus pabuli:
- a CDS encoding amino acid permease, which produces MADKAKQLRWYNVALIAFVAVWGLGNVVNNYAQQGLSVVTSWILIMIFYFVPYTLIVGQLGSTFKDANGGVSSWVKATSTRRLAFFAAWTYWVVHVPYLAQKPQGILISLSWLFKGNGNFVNEVPAMTVSIICLVLFLAFLWVSSRGLATLNRIGSVAGTAMFIMSILFIILAVSAPFITKDAVIATPDMGKISTYLPKWNFNYFTTISMLVFAVGGSEKISPYVNKTKNASREFPMGMFVLAGMVALCAILGSFGMGMLFNSKGIPQDLMANGAYEAFAKLGGYFHVGNVFVILYSIAQAMAQISALAFSIDAPLKIMLGDADPEFIPKKLAKVNKKGTPINGYYLTGILVSILIIVPALGIGSMNELYKWLLNLNSIVMPMRYLWVFFAFIMLSRHMDKFKSDYMFVKNKTTGIIIGAWCFLFTAFACILGMVPKVDFSADPSAWWFQLTLNIVTPIIFVVLGLILPMIARHDNKKAMMN; this is translated from the coding sequence ATGGCTGATAAAGCAAAGCAGCTGCGATGGTACAACGTCGCACTTATCGCTTTCGTCGCCGTCTGGGGCCTTGGGAACGTCGTCAATAACTACGCCCAGCAAGGTCTCTCGGTCGTCACGTCGTGGATCTTAATTATGATCTTCTACTTCGTGCCGTACACACTCATTGTTGGTCAACTTGGTTCCACGTTTAAGGACGCGAACGGTGGGGTTTCGTCATGGGTTAAAGCAACCTCGACGAGACGTCTGGCGTTCTTCGCCGCGTGGACCTACTGGGTTGTCCACGTGCCATACTTGGCGCAGAAGCCGCAGGGGATTCTGATTTCACTCAGTTGGTTGTTCAAGGGCAACGGTAACTTTGTGAATGAAGTCCCCGCAATGACCGTCTCAATTATTTGTCTGGTCCTGTTCCTCGCCTTTCTGTGGGTATCCTCTCGCGGGCTCGCAACCTTGAACCGGATCGGTAGTGTTGCCGGCACGGCGATGTTCATTATGTCCATTTTGTTCATCATCCTTGCCGTCTCCGCACCCTTCATTACCAAGGATGCCGTGATTGCGACACCAGATATGGGTAAGATTAGTACTTACTTACCAAAGTGGAACTTCAACTACTTCACGACCATTTCCATGTTGGTCTTTGCGGTTGGGGGTTCAGAAAAGATTTCGCCATACGTTAACAAAACTAAGAATGCTTCCCGCGAGTTTCCAATGGGCATGTTCGTCCTGGCCGGCATGGTGGCGCTTTGTGCCATCCTCGGGTCATTCGGGATGGGGATGCTGTTCAACTCGAAGGGTATTCCGCAAGATTTGATGGCCAATGGGGCGTACGAAGCCTTTGCTAAGCTTGGCGGTTACTTCCACGTCGGCAACGTCTTTGTGATTCTGTACTCGATTGCACAAGCGATGGCACAGATTTCTGCCCTTGCATTCTCGATTGACGCCCCTCTGAAGATTATGTTGGGTGACGCTGATCCAGAGTTTATTCCTAAGAAGTTGGCCAAGGTCAACAAGAAGGGCACCCCAATCAATGGTTACTACCTGACTGGTATCCTGGTCAGCATCCTGATCATCGTGCCTGCACTGGGTATCGGCAGCATGAACGAGCTTTACAAGTGGCTCCTGAACCTGAACTCCATCGTGATGCCAATGCGTTACCTCTGGGTCTTCTTCGCCTTCATCATGCTCAGTCGGCACATGGACAAGTTCAAGTCCGACTACATGTTTGTTAAGAACAAGACGACCGGGATTATCATTGGTGCTTGGTGTTTCCTTTTCACCGCCTTTGCCTGCATCCTGGGCATGGTGCCCAAGGTCGACTTCTCAGCCGACCCAAGCGCTTGGTGGTTCCAGTTAACCCTGAACATTGTGACCCCAATCATCTTCGTTGTGCTGGGCTTGATCCTGCCTATGATTGCCCGTCATGATAATAAAAAGGCCATGATGAACTAA
- a CDS encoding NlpC/P60 family protein: MKRTKLLITAALAVGMTLGSLNVLNVRADNGDASANAVSTITNASPIQAVSGEVQVAADSAQIVSSYQSGASVVRTLTKGSTLAYTGVTQYNGQTWYQVGSDQWINAAGLSQVGNTTPTPAKPAAKPATKAPVAKPAVKKPVAKPAAPKYQTYRTTVYVAYVPGYGVRTASKPGAATTGKMLKNGSAWKTFAATSVNGTMWYELGTNVWVPSTYMSRTTSYASTNHGTNVKRNVIRVGSKGAYVFNNALGTTGKRLKAGTYWKYFAQKVAGNKMWYEVSANQWVHSAAVSEAVPYQNPSNLFQVSYSKIKPAGQVGYNLGYNYEGVKTWLVLGRLGMSQHRANMTGAAVNAVARFQRSHGLRATGVVDVNTWVKMGFKKAEWYNIDAYTQPLRAQWYNTRSEHIEAMIKAAYQYVGKPYIVGASSSPYYGTDCSGLVTQALYAAGISPLPVSSIQHAHPGNEWNCRPLAASGRFKTVSYANRQRGDLIFYTNPSDGRVWHVAIYLGGNRVIESWPPRVMVASLKNGQRSYITRVARVFN, encoded by the coding sequence ATGAAGAGAACAAAGTTACTCATCACCGCAGCACTTGCGGTTGGGATGACGTTGGGCAGTCTCAACGTACTCAACGTTCGTGCTGATAACGGGGATGCGAGCGCAAATGCGGTCTCGACGATCACAAATGCCAGTCCAATCCAAGCCGTTTCAGGCGAGGTTCAGGTGGCTGCAGACTCGGCACAAATCGTGTCGAGCTATCAGTCCGGTGCCAGTGTGGTCCGCACACTGACGAAGGGCAGCACCCTGGCGTACACCGGTGTTACCCAGTACAATGGCCAGACTTGGTACCAAGTTGGTTCTGACCAGTGGATTAATGCCGCTGGGTTGAGCCAGGTTGGCAACACAACACCAACACCTGCCAAGCCAGCAGCGAAGCCTGCGACCAAGGCACCTGTTGCCAAGCCAGCCGTTAAGAAACCAGTTGCTAAGCCGGCTGCACCTAAGTACCAGACTTACCGGACAACCGTTTACGTTGCCTACGTGCCTGGCTATGGCGTTCGCACCGCCTCAAAACCTGGCGCTGCGACAACTGGCAAGATGCTCAAGAATGGTTCCGCGTGGAAGACCTTTGCGGCAACGTCCGTTAATGGCACGATGTGGTACGAACTGGGCACCAACGTCTGGGTCCCATCAACTTACATGAGCCGGACGACATCGTACGCATCAACCAACCACGGGACTAACGTGAAACGCAATGTTATCCGTGTTGGTAGCAAGGGCGCTTACGTCTTTAACAACGCGCTGGGTACAACCGGCAAGCGGCTGAAGGCGGGAACTTACTGGAAATACTTTGCACAAAAGGTAGCCGGTAACAAGATGTGGTACGAAGTGAGTGCTAACCAGTGGGTGCACTCCGCTGCTGTCTCAGAAGCTGTGCCTTACCAGAACCCAAGCAACTTGTTCCAGGTTTCTTACAGCAAGATCAAGCCAGCCGGCCAGGTCGGTTACAACCTGGGCTACAACTACGAAGGCGTTAAGACCTGGCTTGTTCTGGGTCGCCTCGGTATGTCGCAACACCGCGCGAACATGACCGGTGCCGCCGTTAACGCGGTTGCCCGTTTCCAGCGCAGCCACGGCTTACGTGCAACGGGTGTCGTTGACGTGAACACTTGGGTCAAGATGGGCTTTAAGAAGGCGGAATGGTACAACATCGACGCCTACACCCAGCCATTGCGTGCGCAGTGGTATAACACCCGCAGCGAGCACATCGAAGCCATGATTAAGGCTGCCTACCAATATGTCGGCAAGCCATACATCGTCGGTGCGTCATCCAGCCCATACTACGGTACGGATTGTTCCGGTTTGGTGACACAAGCCCTTTACGCAGCTGGCATTAGCCCACTGCCTGTGTCCTCAATCCAGCACGCCCACCCAGGTAACGAATGGAACTGCCGGCCACTGGCTGCTAGCGGCCGCTTCAAGACCGTTTCCTACGCCAACCGTCAGCGCGGCGACCTGATCTTTTACACGAACCCATCTGATGGTCGTGTCTGGCACGTTGCCATCTACCTTGGCGGCAACCGTGTCATCGAATCCTGGCCACCACGTGTGATGGTTGCGTCCCTGAAGAATGGCCAACGCAGCTACATCACCCGTGTCGCTCGGGTTTTTAACTAA
- a CDS encoding aldo/keto reductase: MRNINLGNSGLSASAVGLGLMRIDSLDHEHAVALIESAHDSGINFFDNADIYAGGKSEEIFGAALKDASFNRDDVLVQTKVGIKPGKRYDFSKEYIISALNASLKRLGVDYVDTLLLHRPDALMEPDEVAEAFLQLQNEGKVRQFGVSNCNPMQVELLQQAVPMHLVANQLQLSLKHTGMVDFGIHTNMFDDRSVNHDGEVLEFSRLHKMTIQAWSPFQYGMFAGVFIGNEKFPKLNAKLEELADKYNTNVNAIAAAWILRIPGENQVIAGTTKATRIAQVAAAGDIKLDGQDWYDLYFAAGNDLP, from the coding sequence ATGCGTAACATTAACTTAGGAAATTCAGGACTCAGTGCGTCTGCCGTTGGACTGGGCCTCATGCGAATTGACAGCCTGGACCACGAGCATGCCGTCGCATTGATCGAAAGTGCACATGATAGTGGCATCAACTTCTTTGACAACGCGGATATTTACGCAGGCGGCAAGTCTGAAGAAATCTTCGGTGCCGCACTGAAGGATGCTAGTTTCAATCGCGATGACGTGTTGGTACAGACCAAGGTCGGCATCAAACCTGGCAAGCGGTACGACTTTTCCAAGGAATACATTATCTCGGCATTAAACGCCAGTCTGAAGCGTCTTGGTGTTGATTACGTCGACACGCTCCTGCTGCACCGGCCAGATGCTTTGATGGAACCAGACGAGGTTGCCGAGGCCTTCCTGCAGCTGCAGAACGAGGGTAAGGTTCGCCAGTTTGGGGTTTCCAACTGCAACCCGATGCAGGTTGAGTTGCTCCAGCAGGCTGTACCGATGCACTTGGTTGCCAACCAGCTCCAGCTTTCTTTGAAGCACACGGGGATGGTTGATTTCGGGATTCACACGAACATGTTTGATGACCGTTCTGTGAACCACGATGGTGAAGTGCTCGAATTCAGTCGCTTGCACAAGATGACCATTCAGGCATGGAGCCCATTCCAGTACGGGATGTTTGCCGGGGTCTTCATCGGTAACGAGAAGTTCCCTAAGCTGAACGCCAAGCTGGAAGAGCTCGCTGACAAGTACAACACCAACGTCAATGCCATTGCGGCCGCTTGGATTTTGCGCATCCCTGGTGAAAACCAAGTGATTGCAGGAACGACCAAGGCCACGCGGATTGCGCAAGTTGCTGCTGCGGGCGACATTAAGCTCGATGGCCAGGACTGGTACGACCTGTACTTTGCTGCTGGCAACGATCTGCCTTAA
- the gltX gene encoding glutamate--tRNA ligase — MADRPIRVRYAPSPTGHLHIGNARTALFNYLFARHNNGTLVLRIEDTDTKRNVADGEKSQEDNLHWLGIDWDEGPDKGGDFGPYRQSERKAIYTPLIQKLVDEGYAYESYKTEDELEAEREQQKANHEMPHYVYEYEGMNDDEKAAAIAAAKAKGLEPVIRFHIPADHKYEWNDIVKGDISIDSDSIGGDFVIQKRDGMPTYNFAVVVDDHMMEISHVLRGDDHIANTPKQLAIYEAFGWEPPVFGHMTLIINTETGKKLSKRDETILQFIEQYKELGYLPQAMFNFITLLGWSPVGEGEIFTKKQFIKQFDPTRLSKSPAKFDQKKLEWVNNQYVKNGDESEIAGLALDNLIRAGKIEKDPDFKTIEWARQITNLYKREMSYTAQIVDEADLFFSKPAELTDDDRTELGDDQARPVIDAFYKKMQTITPFTAANIKNATNEVRDETGAKGRKLYMPIRIATTRIMHGPQLPEVLELIGRKQVLANMDYVMGEMKY, encoded by the coding sequence TTGGCAGATCGACCAATTCGCGTACGCTACGCACCAAGCCCAACCGGACACCTGCACATCGGGAACGCCCGTACGGCCCTATTCAACTACTTATTTGCACGCCATAACAATGGCACCTTGGTTCTCCGTATCGAGGACACTGACACGAAACGTAACGTGGCAGATGGTGAAAAGAGCCAGGAAGACAACTTGCACTGGCTCGGCATTGACTGGGATGAAGGTCCTGACAAGGGTGGCGACTTCGGCCCTTACCGTCAGTCAGAACGTAAGGCCATTTACACCCCACTCATTCAAAAACTTGTTGACGAAGGTTACGCCTACGAATCTTACAAGACCGAAGACGAACTGGAAGCAGAGCGTGAACAGCAGAAGGCCAACCATGAAATGCCTCACTACGTTTACGAATATGAGGGCATGAATGACGACGAAAAGGCTGCCGCAATTGCTGCAGCTAAGGCTAAGGGTCTCGAACCTGTCATCCGTTTCCACATTCCTGCCGACCACAAGTACGAATGGAACGACATCGTTAAGGGTGACATTTCCATCGACTCCGATTCTATCGGTGGCGACTTTGTCATTCAAAAGCGCGATGGCATGCCAACTTACAACTTTGCGGTTGTTGTTGACGACCACATGATGGAAATCAGCCACGTACTGCGTGGTGATGACCATATCGCCAACACCCCAAAGCAACTGGCCATTTACGAAGCATTTGGCTGGGAACCACCTGTCTTCGGCCACATGACGCTGATCATCAACACCGAGACCGGTAAGAAGCTGTCCAAGCGTGACGAAACCATCTTGCAGTTCATCGAACAGTACAAGGAACTCGGTTACTTGCCACAAGCGATGTTCAACTTCATTACCTTGCTCGGCTGGTCACCAGTCGGTGAAGGTGAAATCTTCACTAAGAAGCAGTTCATCAAGCAATTCGACCCAACTCGTCTGAGCAAGAGCCCAGCCAAGTTTGACCAAAAGAAGCTCGAATGGGTGAACAACCAGTACGTCAAGAACGGCGATGAGAGTGAAATCGCTGGGCTTGCTCTGGATAACCTCATTCGTGCGGGTAAGATTGAAAAGGACCCTGATTTCAAGACGATTGAATGGGCCCGTCAGATTACCAACCTTTACAAGCGCGAAATGTCCTACACCGCGCAGATTGTGGACGAAGCCGACCTCTTCTTCAGCAAGCCTGCTGAATTGACCGACGACGACCGCACAGAGCTTGGCGATGACCAGGCAAGGCCAGTCATCGACGCCTTCTACAAGAAGATGCAGACCATCACCCCATTCACCGCTGCCAACATCAAGAATGCGACGAATGAAGTGCGTGACGAAACGGGAGCTAAGGGCCGCAAGCTCTACATGCCTATCCGGATCGCCACGACCCGCATCATGCACGGTCCACAGCTGCCAGAAGTTCTGGAACTGATTGGCCGCAAGCAGGTTCTTGCCAACATGGATTATGTCATGGGTGAAATGAAGTACTAA
- a CDS encoding quaternary amine ABC transporter ATP-binding protein, which produces MEKIRVENLTKIFNGHVKQVRELLAAGESKQEILSRTGATVGVNNANFSVEDGEIFVIMGLSGSGKSTLIRMINRLIEPTSGSVYLDGKDIAKLNKTELRQVRRQQLSMVFQNFALFPQRTVLDNASYGLEIQGVGVSERHEKAMKALNRVGLKGYEEQYPSQLSGGMQQRVGLARALANDADVLLMDEAFSALDPLNRKDMQDELLELQEELHKTIIFISHDLNEALRIGNHIMIMRDGDIIQTGTPEDILTEPADDYVERFIEDVDRSKVITAGSVMIRPYTVNIDRDGPRVALRRMQHNEVSTLMVVDNQRQLIGLIDARDTIALIQNDKEHKVQRLDSIVQKNVATTTANTSLNKLMEQFAQTSMPVAVLDDDKRLKGIVIRGAVLAAMAGTEAE; this is translated from the coding sequence ATGGAGAAGATAAGAGTAGAAAACCTTACTAAAATCTTTAATGGCCACGTTAAGCAAGTACGTGAACTACTCGCGGCCGGGGAGAGCAAGCAAGAGATCCTGTCACGCACTGGGGCAACGGTTGGTGTGAACAACGCGAACTTCAGCGTCGAGGACGGCGAAATTTTCGTAATCATGGGTCTGTCAGGCTCAGGTAAATCAACATTAATTCGAATGATTAACCGTTTAATCGAACCAACGAGTGGCAGTGTTTACCTCGATGGTAAGGACATTGCAAAATTAAATAAGACCGAGCTACGTCAGGTGCGTCGTCAGCAGCTGAGCATGGTGTTCCAGAACTTCGCGCTGTTCCCGCAGCGGACCGTGCTTGATAATGCGTCTTACGGCCTCGAAATTCAGGGCGTCGGCGTATCTGAACGTCACGAGAAGGCCATGAAGGCACTGAATCGTGTCGGTCTTAAGGGTTACGAGGAACAGTATCCTAGTCAGTTATCTGGTGGGATGCAGCAGCGTGTTGGGCTTGCCCGTGCGCTGGCTAACGACGCTGATGTGCTCCTGATGGACGAAGCGTTCTCGGCACTTGACCCCTTGAACCGTAAAGACATGCAGGATGAACTTCTCGAACTGCAAGAAGAATTGCACAAGACCATCATCTTCATCAGTCATGATTTGAACGAAGCGCTCCGTATTGGGAACCACATCATGATTATGCGTGATGGGGACATCATCCAAACCGGGACGCCTGAAGATATTCTGACTGAACCGGCAGACGATTATGTTGAACGCTTTATCGAGGACGTCGATCGTTCCAAGGTCATCACGGCAGGTTCTGTCATGATTCGGCCATACACGGTCAACATCGACCGCGACGGGCCACGTGTTGCTTTGCGTCGGATGCAGCATAACGAAGTGTCAACGCTCATGGTCGTGGACAACCAGCGTCAGCTGATTGGCTTGATTGATGCGCGGGATACGATTGCGCTCATCCAGAATGATAAGGAACACAAGGTACAGCGTCTCGACTCGATTGTTCAAAAGAACGTGGCCACGACCACGGCAAACACGTCTCTCAATAAGTTGATGGAACAATTCGCCCAAACTTCAATGCCAGTTGCTGTGCTTGACGATGACAAACGCCTCAAGGGAATTGTCATTCGTGGGGCTGTGCTCGCCGCAATGGCAGGAACGGAGGCTGAATAA
- a CDS encoding ABC transporter permease has translation MGNLLMLSALPKIPMAGWIDNLVNWLADQTGFFNAITNFVGGINAGIQWFFDMLPLPLLIVLVVGLTAWLSWRKGKLRWSLVIFELIGMLFIWNQGYWRDMTQTLALVLTSSIIALVIGIPLGIWMAKSEVVQTILKPILDFMQTMPAFVYLIPAVALFGIGAVPGVFSALIFAMPPVVRMTNLGIRGVPSDLTEAADAYGSTSWQKLIKVELPLASSSIMAGVNQTMMLSLSMVVTASMIGAMGLGSKVYFAVGRNDAGNGFTAGLAIVIIAIVLDRITQMLNSPRKQGK, from the coding sequence ATGGGTAATTTATTGATGTTAAGCGCCCTGCCAAAGATTCCAATGGCAGGCTGGATTGATAATTTAGTTAACTGGTTGGCAGATCAGACGGGCTTCTTTAATGCCATCACGAACTTTGTCGGTGGTATTAATGCCGGTATCCAGTGGTTCTTTGACATGTTGCCACTACCACTGCTGATTGTGCTGGTCGTTGGGCTCACTGCCTGGTTGTCCTGGCGCAAGGGGAAGCTCAGATGGTCACTGGTCATCTTTGAACTGATTGGGATGCTGTTCATCTGGAACCAGGGATACTGGCGTGATATGACGCAGACCCTGGCGCTGGTATTGACTTCCAGTATCATCGCGCTGGTCATTGGGATTCCGCTGGGGATCTGGATGGCCAAGAGTGAGGTTGTGCAAACGATTTTGAAGCCTATCCTGGACTTCATGCAGACGATGCCAGCCTTTGTTTACCTGATTCCGGCCGTTGCACTGTTCGGGATTGGGGCCGTTCCTGGTGTATTCTCCGCGTTGATCTTCGCGATGCCACCCGTTGTCCGGATGACAAACCTCGGGATTCGCGGGGTGCCGAGCGACTTAACTGAAGCCGCCGATGCATACGGATCTACGAGCTGGCAGAAACTGATTAAGGTTGAATTGCCACTGGCCTCCTCATCCATCATGGCTGGGGTCAACCAGACGATGATGCTGTCACTGTCCATGGTTGTTACGGCATCCATGATTGGTGCGATGGGTCTTGGCTCCAAGGTTTACTTCGCGGTCGGCCGCAACGATGCCGGGAACGGGTTCACTGCAGGGCTTGCCATCGTCATTATCGCCATCGTGCTCGACCGGATCACGCAGATGCTGAACTCCCCGCGCAAACAGGGAAAGTAG
- a CDS encoding glycine betaine ABC transporter substrate-binding protein: MTVGLAACSTQLAKYDDKKPLGPQVNYTITGIDAGAGIMAGTQRVIKDYGLAKDNWQLQTSSTAAMTTQLGKAIKNKQAIVVTGWTPHWMFTKYNLKFLKDPKLTYGKAENIHTITRVGLKKDKPSANTVLDRFYWTPAQMSQVMLKVNGGMEPRKAAQEWLKEHPAQLKKWTAGVKHVHGDSIHMTYVAWDSEIASTYVVAEALRKVGYKPNLQAMEMQPLWASIATSKADAMTCAWLPNTSGRYFHMYRSKVVDLGVNLKGAQVGLAVPTYMKNINSIEDLKKK; encoded by the coding sequence ATGACGGTTGGGCTTGCCGCTTGCTCGACGCAACTCGCCAAGTATGATGACAAGAAGCCACTGGGGCCGCAGGTGAATTACACCATCACCGGGATTGATGCCGGTGCCGGCATTATGGCCGGCACGCAGCGTGTCATCAAGGATTATGGCCTCGCCAAGGACAACTGGCAGCTGCAAACCAGTTCGACGGCGGCAATGACCACGCAGCTCGGTAAGGCAATTAAGAACAAGCAGGCGATTGTTGTCACTGGCTGGACGCCACACTGGATGTTCACCAAGTACAACCTGAAGTTTCTGAAGGATCCGAAGCTCACGTATGGGAAGGCTGAAAATATCCACACCATCACGCGGGTCGGTCTGAAGAAGGACAAGCCGTCTGCGAACACCGTGCTGGACCGGTTCTACTGGACGCCAGCGCAGATGTCACAGGTTATGCTGAAGGTTAACGGCGGCATGGAGCCACGTAAGGCGGCGCAGGAGTGGTTGAAAGAGCACCCGGCGCAGCTGAAGAAGTGGACGGCCGGCGTTAAGCACGTGCACGGTGACAGTATCCACATGACTTACGTTGCGTGGGACTCTGAAATTGCCTCGACTTACGTGGTGGCGGAAGCCCTGCGTAAGGTCGGGTACAAGCCGAACTTGCAGGCCATGGAAATGCAGCCACTGTGGGCGTCTATCGCGACGTCTAAGGCGGACGCCATGACTTGTGCTTGGCTGCCAAACACCTCGGGTCGCTACTTCCACATGTACCGCAGTAAGGTCGTTGATTTGGGCGTGAACTTGAAAGGTGCCCAGGTTGGCCTGGCCGTACCAACGTACATGAAGAATATCAACTCGATTGAAGATTTGAAGAAGAAATAA